In Alteribacter lacisalsi, a genomic segment contains:
- a CDS encoding SDR family oxidoreductase translates to MKNYLFTGFPGFIARSLVKGIMESPHHRPDHIYLLVLQSQRENAEREIQILQSACPAFKDRIHLIEGNITLPDLGMNTAVSEELMPTIRYVYHLAALYDLAAQQDAAYKVNVDGTRHVTKWAEKCQNLNRYTYFSTAYVSGKREGLITEDELDMGQAFKNHYEKTKFEAEKIVQAAKKRIPVTIIRPGIVRGRSDNGETIKFDGPYFILNMFDRLSFLPLIPYLGTGKADGNFVPVDYVIQATVYLSRTSAGAGKTYHLTDPSPLPMREVYRLLMEEYLGKKPRGTIPLGSATFFLRFRKLRRWLGVEQEALAYLTCRTVYDTTKTEKDLADSGIHISSFEDTLTSMVRFYKTHKSDPDRKIHIN, encoded by the coding sequence GTGAAAAATTACTTATTTACAGGTTTTCCCGGGTTTATTGCCAGGAGCCTAGTGAAAGGAATAATGGAAAGTCCTCATCACCGGCCGGATCACATTTACTTGCTGGTGCTACAATCACAGAGAGAGAATGCTGAACGTGAAATACAAATACTTCAATCTGCCTGTCCCGCCTTTAAAGACCGGATTCATTTGATCGAAGGTAATATCACCCTTCCGGATTTAGGGATGAATACAGCAGTGTCGGAAGAACTGATGCCGACCATTCGTTATGTATATCATCTCGCTGCCTTATATGATCTGGCCGCTCAGCAGGATGCTGCATACAAGGTTAATGTAGATGGAACAAGACATGTCACCAAATGGGCGGAAAAATGTCAGAACCTTAACCGATACACTTATTTTAGCACAGCCTACGTATCTGGCAAACGGGAGGGTCTGATTACTGAAGATGAACTTGACATGGGTCAGGCTTTTAAAAATCATTATGAAAAAACTAAATTTGAAGCCGAAAAGATCGTACAGGCTGCTAAAAAACGGATCCCTGTTACAATTATCAGGCCTGGTATTGTAAGAGGCCGGTCCGATAATGGGGAAACCATTAAATTCGACGGCCCTTATTTCATTCTTAACATGTTCGACCGGCTGTCCTTTCTTCCATTGATCCCGTATCTTGGAACCGGCAAAGCGGATGGGAATTTTGTTCCTGTTGATTACGTGATTCAGGCAACGGTCTATCTTAGCCGCACCAGTGCCGGGGCAGGAAAAACCTATCACTTAACAGACCCTTCCCCGCTGCCTATGCGGGAGGTGTATCGGCTACTGATGGAAGAGTACCTGGGTAAAAAACCGCGAGGTACAATCCCTCTCGGGTCAGCCACGTTCTTCCTGAGGTTTCGAAAACTCCGCAGGTGGCTTGGTGTTGAACAGGAAGCGCTTGCCTATCTCACGTGCAGAACGGTTTATGATACGACAAAAACGGAAAAAGACCTCGCTGATTCCGGGATTCACATTTCTTCTTTTGAGGATACCCTTACTAGTATGGTCAGATTTTATAAGACCCATAAGTCAGATCCTGACAGAAAAATCCACATTAATTAA
- a CDS encoding DUF3307 domain-containing protein: MIWLWLLAGHLAGDFVLQSDKLVRLKETNLLRGLTAHVFIHAGLYIVITALYWGMFGGSVFLLLCTVAVISILHLIIDFLKVVMSRKLKSVGAQIFLFLTDQSVHIFVIAGTVFILSPGGVQWETVYPDLAAVAQGTYDWHYADRAAAIVCLVITGTYAAGYFLGILLQNVAPKDDIQKDHYVIENERTEVRTKMLPNGERESEITTVKSEQLYRDSPQKTGRYIGMLERLLIMILLVTQLSHGLAFLAALKSLTRFKQFDNKQFAEYYLTGTIASAIIGLLIGILAAAVIQ; this comes from the coding sequence ATGATTTGGCTCTGGCTGCTTGCAGGCCACCTTGCCGGGGACTTTGTTCTCCAATCTGATAAACTTGTCAGACTGAAAGAAACAAACCTGTTAAGGGGGCTGACTGCCCACGTCTTTATCCATGCTGGTCTTTACATCGTGATTACCGCTTTGTACTGGGGAATGTTTGGCGGGTCTGTATTTCTCCTTTTGTGTACCGTAGCGGTGATTTCCATCTTACACTTGATCATCGATTTTCTGAAAGTCGTTATGAGCAGAAAACTGAAATCGGTAGGGGCTCAAATCTTTCTATTTTTAACGGATCAGTCTGTTCATATCTTTGTCATCGCAGGGACTGTTTTTATACTTTCGCCTGGCGGCGTCCAATGGGAAACGGTTTATCCGGATCTTGCAGCCGTAGCACAGGGAACCTATGACTGGCACTATGCTGACCGTGCGGCAGCTATTGTATGTCTCGTAATTACCGGGACTTATGCTGCGGGGTACTTCCTGGGAATTCTGCTTCAGAATGTGGCTCCGAAAGATGACATTCAGAAAGATCATTACGTTATTGAAAATGAGCGCACAGAGGTACGGACAAAAATGCTTCCGAACGGGGAAAGGGAATCTGAAATAACGACCGTGAAGTCAGAACAGTTGTACCGGGATTCACCACAGAAAACCGGCAGGTATATTGGTATGCTTGAGAGGCTGCTTATCATGATCCTTCTGGTCACACAGCTTTCCCACGGTCTGGCTTTTCTTGCTGCACTAAAGTCACTTACCAGGTTTAAGCAGTTTGATAATAAGCAGTTTGCGGAGTATTATCTGACCGGCACCATCGCGAGTGCAATTATTGGGCTTTTAATTGGAATTCTCGCCGCGGCAGTTATTCAATAG
- a CDS encoding TVP38/TMEM64 family protein, whose amino-acid sequence MWMKLMIRISVLLLIIYAVYTLNQTIFQIDPERIRNWILSFGLLAPLFYLLIFALRPLTLFPASILAVAGGLSFGPLFGPVLTYAGSLMGAVISFWIARKLGKHLISRKWQVKAEALQERVEKHGFFYVLVLRILPVVNFDLVSYLSGVSRIPFKTYIGATMCGIIPGSLAFSFLGASFVGGDWRIIAATVMLFVAAFLIPVYVRYRLAKRNIDLDKDLETLE is encoded by the coding sequence ATGTGGATGAAGTTGATGATCAGGATTTCCGTACTGCTTCTCATTATTTATGCAGTTTACACCCTGAACCAGACGATTTTTCAAATTGATCCTGAAAGAATCCGTAACTGGATTCTCTCTTTCGGGCTTCTCGCTCCGTTGTTTTATCTGCTTATATTCGCCCTGCGGCCATTAACTCTTTTTCCTGCTTCGATTCTTGCGGTGGCCGGCGGGTTATCCTTTGGTCCGCTTTTTGGACCGGTTCTGACGTATGCAGGATCATTAATGGGGGCTGTTATTTCTTTTTGGATCGCAAGAAAGCTCGGAAAACATCTGATCAGCAGGAAGTGGCAGGTAAAAGCCGAAGCGCTGCAGGAGAGGGTGGAAAAGCATGGATTTTTCTATGTTCTTGTACTCAGAATCCTTCCTGTCGTTAATTTTGATCTGGTAAGCTACCTTTCTGGAGTGTCCAGGATCCCGTTTAAAACCTACATCGGGGCGACCATGTGCGGAATCATCCCCGGTTCTCTGGCTTTCAGCTTTCTCGGGGCAAGTTTTGTAGGTGGGGACTGGAGAATTATAGCAGCAACGGTAATGCTTTTTGTAGCGGCATTTTTAATACCGGTTTATGTAAGGTACAGGCTTGCAAAAAGAAATATTGATCTTGACAAAGACCTTGAAACCCTGGAATAA
- a CDS encoding FAD-dependent oxidoreductase has product MDYDVIIIGGGVGGLTLGLTLSREGIRTLVVEKDPKGGLVYKGELLQPKSLQILDKLNVLDPLLPNSYQLDRIHTFEVELKEGDRPQTLCHSRLNYNLLPTKYNHARMAPHEKIRALLMESAERYPHFEMWKPAVFERMEDRGNVKAAYIKKGKEVFEITARVVIGAEGRLSKVRKAMEVSLHSMQYNHHFLTVTFPRPPSLTEATIFAARNHFVGLFPLPDQQVRSVYMIEPGRYKEMRKAGLEPVFQAYYDFMPEMKGYVDQIQKWKEIQLMIPIRHNTSHYVDNGSAILGDAAHSVHPMAGEGMNMAIQDADILGELLIWMKERDQWGKEQLDWYERVRKPRSEFISGLSHQSALVYSFSSRPWQKVRMRALRYLEQDPRLHFKHLLNISGMGMWKMNLLDWPRHMGFPPGQTKRYRMGEEEMERRFFTEKDDYPWRTK; this is encoded by the coding sequence ATGGACTATGATGTGATCATTATCGGAGGCGGAGTTGGGGGACTTACTCTCGGGCTCACGTTGAGCAGGGAAGGGATCCGTACCCTTGTGGTGGAAAAGGATCCGAAGGGCGGGCTCGTCTATAAGGGAGAGCTTCTTCAGCCCAAAAGCCTGCAGATACTTGATAAATTAAATGTGCTTGATCCACTTCTGCCTAACAGCTATCAGCTTGATAGAATTCATACCTTCGAAGTGGAGCTTAAGGAAGGCGACCGCCCGCAGACGCTTTGCCACAGCAGGCTTAACTATAACCTTCTCCCTACAAAATACAACCATGCACGTATGGCTCCCCACGAGAAGATCCGTGCTCTGCTGATGGAAAGTGCTGAACGGTATCCGCATTTTGAAATGTGGAAGCCTGCTGTTTTTGAGAGAATGGAAGACCGGGGAAATGTGAAAGCAGCTTATATCAAAAAGGGAAAAGAAGTATTTGAAATTACGGCCAGAGTAGTCATTGGGGCAGAAGGGCGCCTTTCCAAGGTGAGAAAAGCAATGGAGGTTTCGCTTCACTCGATGCAGTATAATCATCACTTTCTTACCGTAACCTTTCCAAGGCCACCTTCCCTCACGGAAGCAACGATTTTCGCGGCAAGAAACCATTTTGTCGGATTGTTTCCCCTGCCGGATCAGCAGGTCCGTTCGGTTTACATGATTGAGCCGGGCCGCTATAAGGAAATGAGAAAGGCAGGATTGGAGCCTGTTTTTCAGGCCTATTACGACTTTATGCCGGAGATGAAGGGATACGTAGACCAGATCCAGAAGTGGAAAGAAATTCAGCTTATGATTCCGATCCGCCATAATACGTCTCATTACGTGGATAACGGAAGTGCCATATTGGGGGATGCTGCCCACAGCGTCCATCCTATGGCAGGAGAAGGGATGAATATGGCGATACAGGATGCAGATATTCTCGGAGAGTTGTTAATCTGGATGAAAGAGAGGGACCAGTGGGGCAAAGAGCAGCTTGACTGGTATGAACGTGTCAGAAAGCCCCGTTCCGAATTCATTTCAGGGTTAAGCCATCAGTCGGCACTTGTTTACTCCTTTTCGAGCAGACCATGGCAGAAAGTGCGAATGCGGGCACTGCGCTATCTTGAACAGGATCCCCGTCTTCATTTTAAACATCTTCTAAATATATCCGGCATGGGAATGTGGAAGATGAACCTGCTTGACTGGCCGAGGCATATGGGTTTCCCCCCTGGACAAACAAAAAGATATCGGATGGGAGAAGAGGAGATGGAGCGCCGTTTCTTCACAGAAAAAGATGACTATCCTTGGAGAACCAAATAA
- a CDS encoding ZIP family metal transporter, with amino-acid sequence MPDFLVGSALAAAATAIGALPALIFRRGTHRFRDLLLGLCAGVMMAAAVFELIPRSLGMSDFIVVVLGVSGGMLFLSLLETTIPHHHLDHEGKNVRVDRKAVLIVSAIALHNLPEGLSVGVSYGSGVEGLGPLIALSIGFQNMPEGFLVAIYLIQQRVKLFIAFLVAVLTGFVEFFAAIAGYLLTGFFVTAVPFGLAFAAGSMLYVIYKELIPESHGDGNALQATYSFMAGLIGMLWLINWF; translated from the coding sequence TTGCCGGATTTTTTAGTGGGAAGCGCATTGGCAGCAGCGGCGACAGCTATTGGTGCTTTACCGGCACTGATTTTCAGGAGAGGCACACACCGGTTCAGAGATCTGCTTCTCGGTTTATGTGCAGGCGTAATGATGGCTGCAGCTGTATTCGAATTAATCCCCAGGTCCCTTGGTATGTCTGATTTTATCGTCGTTGTACTTGGTGTTTCAGGGGGAATGCTGTTTCTTTCTCTCCTGGAGACAACTATTCCGCACCACCATCTTGACCATGAAGGAAAGAATGTCCGAGTGGATAGAAAGGCTGTTTTAATTGTCAGCGCTATTGCGCTTCACAATCTTCCTGAAGGTTTATCAGTCGGGGTCAGCTACGGAAGCGGAGTTGAAGGTCTGGGCCCGCTAATTGCCCTTTCTATAGGATTCCAGAACATGCCTGAAGGGTTTCTGGTTGCCATCTACCTTATACAGCAGCGGGTTAAACTTTTCATTGCATTTCTTGTTGCTGTTCTGACCGGTTTCGTAGAGTTTTTTGCTGCCATTGCAGGTTATCTACTGACAGGATTTTTTGTAACTGCAGTGCCCTTTGGTCTTGCGTTTGCAGCAGGCTCGATGCTGTATGTGATCTACAAGGAACTTATTCCTGAAAGTCATGGAGACGGAAATGCCCTTCAGGCAACATACTCTTTTATGGCTGGTCTGATCGGGATGTTATGGCTGATCAACTGGTTTTAA
- a CDS encoding helix-turn-helix domain-containing protein translates to MIGDRIKKLRSEKGLSVEELADGILSPKYIQDIENNTRHLPDDILPEIASRLGTSVDSLLGIEKETNIRKAKELLDSALRYTYRELLDLAKENVIQAKGFQEHFSEELEIKLILLETQILLKEEKIDEAAKNMNKIDGLKVQAFSDLYFVYLRILGAISYFREDFWKAITHFQQAINVKINFEKHAFEVGICYFNLGMVCAYIGNLSWGEQHLKKAESIFQDIGEIKQLTDTFINLGNIYYRRKDYEDALDTYKKAQNLLIYNSDLKTSSFIFNNIGLVYSDLKNYTKAIEYGNRALSLKKKLNRFPNEVMNTLILLMDSHMKLGEAEMAEIYVKELLSYLPNVNASMTRGHSYSTIADFYKSQGNICKYTDYSKQSINIFVKAELYFYAATEAYELGIEIEDTDLICESAKLFYQYHNKLKNH, encoded by the coding sequence ATGATCGGAGACCGTATTAAAAAACTAAGAAGCGAAAAAGGCCTTTCGGTGGAGGAACTGGCTGACGGCATCCTATCGCCGAAATATATACAGGATATTGAGAACAATACCCGCCATCTTCCTGATGATATTCTGCCTGAAATCGCATCCCGTCTGGGCACGTCAGTAGATTCCCTGCTGGGCATTGAAAAAGAGACGAATATTCGTAAAGCCAAAGAGCTGCTTGATTCTGCCCTAAGGTATACATACAGGGAATTGTTGGACCTTGCTAAAGAAAACGTAATTCAGGCAAAAGGTTTCCAAGAACATTTCTCAGAAGAGCTGGAGATCAAACTAATTTTACTTGAGACACAAATTCTGCTAAAAGAAGAAAAAATTGATGAAGCAGCGAAAAATATGAATAAAATAGACGGACTCAAGGTTCAGGCTTTTAGTGATCTTTATTTTGTTTATTTACGAATCCTTGGGGCCATAAGCTATTTCAGAGAAGATTTTTGGAAAGCTATAACGCATTTTCAGCAGGCGATTAATGTTAAGATAAATTTTGAAAAACATGCCTTTGAAGTAGGGATCTGCTACTTTAACCTGGGAATGGTTTGTGCATATATAGGAAACCTCAGTTGGGGCGAACAGCACTTAAAAAAGGCAGAATCGATATTTCAGGATATCGGTGAAATTAAACAATTAACTGACACTTTTATCAACCTGGGTAATATTTACTACAGACGAAAAGATTATGAAGATGCACTTGATACGTATAAAAAAGCTCAAAATCTTCTTATATATAATAGCGATTTAAAAACATCTTCTTTCATTTTTAATAACATTGGGCTTGTATACTCTGATTTGAAAAATTATACTAAAGCTATAGAGTATGGGAACAGAGCACTTTCATTAAAGAAAAAATTAAACCGCTTTCCAAACGAGGTTATGAACACCCTAATTCTATTAATGGATTCACATATGAAGTTAGGCGAGGCGGAAATGGCAGAGATTTATGTCAAGGAACTTTTGTCTTATTTGCCCAACGTTAATGCTTCTATGACCAGAGGTCATAGTTATTCTACCATTGCTGATTTTTATAAATCACAGGGTAATATATGTAAGTATACAGATTACTCCAAGCAATCCATTAATATTTTTGTGAAAGCGGAACTTTATTTTTATGCGGCTACAGAAGCTTATGAACTGGGTATTGAAATTGAAGACACAGATCTCATATGCGAATCAGCTAAGTTGTTTTATCAATACCACAATAAACTTAAAAATCATTAA
- a CDS encoding ABC-F family ATP-binding cassette domain-containing protein — translation MINVTDVSLRFGDRKLFEDVNIKFTPGNCYGLIGANGAGKSTFIKILSGEIEAQTGDVSMPPNSRMAVLKQNHFEYEEFTVLDVVIMGHKRLHEVMKEKDAIYMKEDFSDEDGIKAAELEGEFAELNGWEAESDAAMLLSGLGITDDLHSKKMEELSGGDKVKVLLAQALFGNPDVLLLDEPTNHLDLKAIQWLEEFLINFDNTVIVVSHDRHFLNKVCTHIADLDFGKLQIYVGNYDFWYESSQLALKMQQDQNKKKEEKIKDLQNFIARFSANASKSKQATSRKKLLDKIELDDIRPSSRKYPYIAFKPEREIGNDVLQVKELTKTIDGEKVLNNVSFIMNREDKIALVGDNEIAKTTLMKILMGEMEPDSGTYKWGITTSQSYFPKDNAAYFEGNDTDLVNWLRQYSPEDQTETFIRGFLGRMLFSGEEAKKKASVLSGGEKVRCMLSKMMLSSANVLLLDEPTNHLDLESITALNNGLINFKGAMIFASHDHQFNQSIANRVIEIRDEGVFDKEITFDEYVEMKAAVK, via the coding sequence ATGATTAATGTAACGGATGTAAGTTTGCGCTTTGGTGACCGCAAGCTTTTTGAAGATGTAAACATAAAATTCACTCCAGGTAACTGCTACGGCCTGATTGGGGCTAACGGAGCAGGAAAATCCACGTTTATAAAAATACTGTCGGGTGAAATTGAAGCACAGACAGGCGACGTGAGCATGCCTCCAAACTCCCGTATGGCTGTGCTGAAGCAGAACCACTTTGAATATGAAGAATTCACTGTCCTTGACGTGGTGATTATGGGTCATAAACGCCTTCACGAAGTCATGAAGGAAAAAGACGCTATTTATATGAAAGAAGACTTTTCTGATGAGGACGGCATTAAGGCAGCCGAGCTTGAAGGGGAGTTTGCTGAACTGAACGGCTGGGAAGCTGAATCAGATGCAGCCATGCTTCTCAGCGGTCTCGGAATTACCGACGATCTTCATTCGAAGAAAATGGAAGAACTCTCCGGCGGGGATAAAGTGAAAGTTCTTCTTGCCCAGGCCCTGTTTGGCAATCCTGACGTTCTTCTTCTTGATGAGCCTACCAACCACCTTGATCTTAAAGCGATTCAGTGGCTGGAGGAATTTCTGATTAACTTTGATAATACGGTTATTGTGGTCTCTCACGACCGTCACTTCCTGAATAAAGTGTGTACGCATATTGCAGATCTTGATTTCGGTAAACTTCAGATTTATGTTGGTAACTATGATTTCTGGTATGAATCAAGCCAACTGGCACTAAAAATGCAGCAGGACCAGAACAAAAAGAAGGAAGAAAAAATTAAAGACCTGCAAAACTTTATTGCCCGGTTCAGTGCCAATGCTTCCAAGTCGAAACAGGCCACATCAAGAAAAAAACTGCTTGATAAAATTGAACTGGACGATATTAGACCGTCATCAAGAAAGTACCCCTACATTGCCTTTAAGCCGGAACGAGAAATCGGAAATGACGTTCTTCAGGTTAAAGAGCTAACAAAAACGATTGACGGTGAAAAGGTACTGAACAACGTCAGCTTCATTATGAACCGCGAAGATAAAATTGCTCTTGTGGGAGATAATGAAATTGCCAAAACAACCCTGATGAAAATTCTTATGGGTGAGATGGAACCGGACAGCGGTACCTACAAATGGGGTATTACGACAAGCCAGTCCTACTTCCCTAAAGATAACGCTGCTTATTTTGAAGGCAACGACACAGATCTGGTTAACTGGCTGCGTCAGTACTCTCCAGAAGACCAGACGGAAACGTTTATTCGCGGCTTCCTTGGCCGTATGCTCTTCTCTGGTGAAGAAGCAAAGAAAAAAGCAAGTGTGCTTTCAGGAGGCGAAAAAGTCCGCTGCATGCTTTCAAAAATGATGCTCAGCAGTGCGAACGTTCTCCTTCTTGATGAACCGACAAACCACCTCGATCTTGAGTCCATCACTGCTCTTAACAACGGTCTGATTAATTTTAAAGGTGCCATGATTTTTGCCTCTCATGACCACCAGTTTAATCAGTCGATCGCTAACCGCGTGATTGAAATTAGAGACGAAGGTGTCTTTGACAAGGAAATTACATTTGACGAATATGTAGAGATGAAAGCAGCAGTTAAGTAA
- a CDS encoding H-type small acid-soluble spore protein produces MDAVRANEILNSEQEHDVFFQGKRIWIREVNSERSTACIFPADEPEDEMTVPVSELLENHS; encoded by the coding sequence ATGGATGCTGTCCGAGCCAATGAGATTCTTAACTCTGAACAGGAGCACGATGTATTTTTTCAGGGGAAGCGTATCTGGATTAGGGAAGTTAATTCAGAACGCAGCACAGCCTGCATTTTCCCGGCTGACGAACCGGAAGACGAAATGACTGTTCCGGTAAGTGAACTTCTGGAAAATCACTCTTAA